The Arthrobacter sp. OAP107 DNA segment GAGCCACAGTCGCCCGTCTCAACTGGCCGCCGTCGACCGCTTCTTCCCTGCCGGCCCCGTTGACTGCCCTTCCTCGAAACGGCAGATCACGACGGCTTGGCGCATGGGACCGCCCGGTTCCTCGAGCTGATCCACCAGCGTCTCCACACCCATCCGTCCCAGCTCGGTGCTGGGCAGGGTGAGGACAGTCAGCCGCGGATCCGTCGTGGCCGCCACATCGGGCGTCGAGCCGATCAGCAGGACTGACATGTCGCCGGGAACGTCGATGCCGTGCTTGTCCAGGCCGTTGATGAAGCCGAAGGACGCGTTGTCGTTCATGAGGATCACGGCCGTCGTGTCCGGGGCGGTCCTGAGCAGCCTTTCAGCAGCTCCCTGACCGGAGATCGGCGATTCCTCGCACGAGATGTGGACCGATTCCAGCCCTCGGCGGTCCACTTCCGCGGCGAAGGCCGCCCGGCTGCGCACGACGGGGCCGTAACCGTTCAGGGCATGCTCGGCCCCGCCGCTGTCAACGAAGCAGAGCCGGCGGTGGCCCAGTCCTTCCAGATAGGAGACGGCCTCGATCATAGAATTCTCGAAGTCGACGTCCACGTACGGCAGGTCTTCCGGATGCCGCGTCCGTCCGATCAGTGCGAACGGCAGCGTGGATCCCTGTAGCCGCTCCACGCGTGCATCGTCCAGCTGCACCTCCATGAGCAGAACGCCGTCGATGAAGCCGCTGGAAATGAGCTCCTCAACCTGTTCGGCGTCGTTGCTGATGGGCCACAGCACCAGGTTGTAGCCGAGGTCCTTCGCCGTCTGCGTGGCGCTGGTGAAGAACTTCACGGCGGTCTCGCTGAGCCTCCGCTGCAGCGCCGGGTATAGCAGGGCAATGATCCGGGTGCGCTTGCTGGCCAGCGCGCGGCCGAGGGCGTTCCGGCGGTAGCCGAGCTGCAGCATGGCCTCCTCAACCCGGGCCCGGGTGGCGGGAGCAACCGGCTTCGTGTCGTTGATAACGAACGACACCGTGGCGATCGAGACGTCCGCCAGCTTCGCAACGTCTCTCATGGTGGGCACAGAACGC contains these protein-coding regions:
- a CDS encoding LacI family DNA-binding transcriptional regulator, producing MRDVAKLADVSIATVSFVINDTKPVAPATRARVEEAMLQLGYRRNALGRALASKRTRIIALLYPALQRRLSETAVKFFTSATQTAKDLGYNLVLWPISNDAEQVEELISSGFIDGVLLMEVQLDDARVERLQGSTLPFALIGRTRHPEDLPYVDVDFENSMIEAVSYLEGLGHRRLCFVDSGGAEHALNGYGPVVRSRAAFAAEVDRRGLESVHISCEESPISGQGAAERLLRTAPDTTAVILMNDNASFGFINGLDKHGIDVPGDMSVLLIGSTPDVAATTDPRLTVLTLPSTELGRMGVETLVDQLEEPGGPMRQAVVICRFEEGQSTGPAGKKRSTAAS